In Pseudomonadota bacterium, the following are encoded in one genomic region:
- the pap gene encoding polyphosphate:AMP phosphotransferase, which produces MFEAAELGSKISKEEFERREPSVHQELLELQRRVRDADFPVIVIVSGVEGAGKGDVVSLLHRWMDVRGLETQAFWDETDEERLRPRYWRFWRAMPPKGRIGILFGSWYTRPIIDLALKFSKRDKFDRELERIRHFEDMLVDDGALIIKLWFHLSKKGQLKRLEEDAKGKGVKVGPLTKTYAKSYDRFVKVSERALRKTDVSHSPWHIIDASNTRFRDMRVGEILIERLKARLDEAPPSSGRVTVSSPALLKAGEQSVLSAVPLAATVDDKAYRRAMEQYSDELYDLAWKARAKGVNTVAVFEGWDAAGKGGAIRRVTQAMDARLYRVISVAAPTDEEKAHHYLWRFWRHVPRRGFHTIYDRSWYGRVLVERVEGFATDLAWQRAYNEINSFEEQLFDHGTLVLKFWVHIDQQEQLRRFREREQTPWKQHKITAEDWRNRDRWDDYERAVTDMVVHTSTEIAPWTLVPGNDKRGARVEILKTYCERLAAALD; this is translated from the coding sequence ATGTTTGAAGCCGCCGAACTGGGCAGCAAGATCTCCAAGGAAGAATTCGAGCGGCGCGAGCCGTCGGTGCATCAGGAACTGCTGGAGCTGCAGCGACGCGTGCGCGACGCCGACTTTCCGGTCATCGTCATCGTGTCGGGCGTGGAAGGCGCCGGCAAGGGCGACGTGGTCAGCCTGCTGCATCGCTGGATGGACGTGCGCGGCCTCGAGACCCAGGCCTTCTGGGACGAAACCGATGAAGAGCGCCTGCGGCCGCGTTACTGGCGCTTCTGGCGTGCCATGCCGCCCAAGGGCCGCATCGGCATCCTGTTCGGCTCCTGGTATACGCGCCCCATCATCGACCTCGCGCTGAAATTTTCCAAGCGCGACAAGTTCGACCGTGAACTTGAACGCATTCGGCATTTCGAGGACATGCTGGTCGACGATGGCGCGCTCATCATCAAGCTGTGGTTCCATCTGTCAAAGAAGGGCCAGCTGAAACGCCTCGAGGAAGACGCCAAGGGCAAGGGCGTGAAGGTCGGCCCGCTCACCAAGACCTATGCCAAGAGTTACGACCGCTTCGTGAAGGTGTCGGAGCGCGCCCTGCGCAAGACCGACGTTTCGCACTCGCCGTGGCACATCATCGACGCCAGCAACACCCGTTTCCGCGACATGCGGGTCGGCGAGATCCTGATCGAGCGCCTGAAGGCGCGCCTCGACGAAGCGCCGCCCAGCAGCGGTCGCGTGACCGTCAGTTCACCGGCGCTGCTCAAGGCCGGCGAACAGAGCGTGCTGTCGGCCGTGCCCCTGGCCGCCACCGTGGACGACAAGGCCTACCGCCGCGCCATGGAGCAGTACAGCGACGAACTCTACGACCTGGCCTGGAAGGCGCGCGCCAAGGGCGTCAACACCGTCGCGGTGTTCGAAGGCTGGGACGCGGCCGGCAAGGGCGGCGCCATCCGGCGCGTCACGCAGGCCATGGACGCGCGTCTGTATCGCGTGATCTCGGTGGCGGCACCCACCGACGAAGAGAAAGCCCATCATTACCTGTGGCGCTTCTGGCGACACGTACCGCGCCGCGGCTTCCACACCATCTATGACCGCTCGTGGTACGGGCGCGTGCTGGTCGAGCGCGTCGAGGGCTTCGCCACCGATCTCGCCTGGCAACGCGCCTACAACGAAATCAATTCCTTCGAGGAACAACTGTTCGATCACGGCACGCTGGTGCTGAAATTCTGGGTGCACATCGACCAGCAGGAGCAGCTCAGGCGCTTTCGCGAACGCGAACAGACACCGTGGAAACAGCATAAGATCACGGCCGAGGACTGGCGCAACCGCGATCGCTGGGACGACTACGAGCGGGCCGTGACCGACATGGTGGTGCATACCAGCACCGAGATCGCGCCGTGGACCCTGGTACCCGGCAACGACAAGCGCGGGGCGCGGGTCGAGATCCTGAAAACCTATTGCGAACGTCTGGCCGCCGCCCTCGACTGA
- a CDS encoding molybdopterin oxidoreductase family protein — protein sequence MAFHHSACPHDCPSTCALEVEKLDERTIGRVRGARDNSYTAGVICSKVTRYAERIHHPARLMTPLKRRGAKGGDDFVPIGWDAALDEVAEAFLRAEQRHGAEAVWPYFYAGTMGLVMRDGINRLRHAKRYSGQHSTICTTLAWNGYVAGTGRLSGVDPREMAESDVIVIWGTNAAATQINVMSHALGARQQRGTQLVVIDTYRNATAKQADLFLCVKPGTDGALACAVMHVLFRDGHADRAFLERHTDCPRELEAHLATRTPQWAEAICGVPVAQIEQFAHLVGTHPRSYFRLGYGFARQRNGSVNMHAAASIAAVTGAWQHRGGGTFFNNGAIYHWNRTLIDGLDVRDASVRLLDQSRIGAVLSNDARALSGGPPVTAMLIQNTNPMSVAPDLNTVHRGFARKDLFVCVHEQFMTETAKVADIVLPATMFLEHDDLYQSGGQQHIHFGPRIIAPPGECRSNHEVICALAKRVGAEHRGFDMSAREIVDWTLRESGWGTVDELEARHWIDAQPSFEDAHFVHGFGHADKRYHFAADWQAPAPAGFGPAGAAAAMPSLPDHWDVIENATDELPFRLVTAPARQFLNSTFTETPTSQRRESRPTVMLHPDDAHALGIADGAKVELSNGRGRVRLHAELFDGLQRGVLVSESIWPNAAFEDGIGINALTGADPGAPTGGAAFHDNHVRIAPV from the coding sequence ATGGCATTTCATCACAGCGCCTGCCCCCACGACTGCCCCTCGACCTGCGCCCTCGAGGTCGAGAAACTCGACGAGCGCACCATCGGCCGCGTGCGCGGCGCGCGCGACAACAGCTACACGGCCGGCGTCATCTGCAGCAAGGTCACGCGTTACGCCGAGCGCATCCATCATCCGGCGCGCCTCATGACGCCGCTGAAACGCCGCGGCGCCAAGGGTGGCGATGACTTCGTACCCATCGGCTGGGACGCCGCGCTGGACGAAGTGGCCGAAGCTTTCCTGCGCGCCGAACAGCGCCATGGCGCCGAGGCAGTGTGGCCTTATTTCTACGCCGGCACCATGGGCCTGGTGATGCGCGACGGCATCAACCGTCTGCGCCACGCCAAGCGCTATTCCGGTCAGCACTCGACCATCTGCACCACGCTGGCCTGGAATGGCTACGTGGCCGGCACCGGCCGACTGTCGGGCGTCGATCCGCGCGAGATGGCCGAGTCCGACGTGATCGTGATCTGGGGCACCAATGCCGCCGCCACGCAGATCAACGTCATGAGCCACGCGCTCGGCGCGCGCCAGCAACGCGGCACGCAGCTGGTCGTAATCGACACCTACCGCAATGCCACCGCCAAGCAGGCCGACCTGTTCCTGTGCGTGAAGCCCGGCACCGACGGCGCGCTGGCCTGCGCCGTGATGCACGTCCTGTTTCGCGATGGCCACGCCGACCGGGCGTTCCTCGAACGCCATACCGACTGCCCGCGCGAACTCGAAGCCCATCTCGCCACCCGCACGCCGCAATGGGCGGAGGCCATCTGCGGCGTGCCGGTTGCCCAGATTGAACAATTCGCACACCTGGTAGGCACCCATCCGCGCAGCTACTTCCGGCTCGGTTACGGTTTCGCGCGGCAGCGCAACGGTTCGGTGAACATGCATGCCGCCGCCTCCATCGCCGCGGTCACCGGCGCCTGGCAGCACCGCGGCGGCGGTACGTTCTTCAACAACGGCGCCATCTACCATTGGAACCGCACGCTGATCGACGGCCTCGACGTGCGCGATGCCAGCGTGCGCCTGCTCGACCAGTCGCGCATCGGCGCGGTGCTGAGCAACGACGCGCGGGCCTTGAGCGGCGGCCCGCCGGTCACCGCCATGCTGATCCAGAACACCAACCCGATGTCGGTCGCGCCGGATCTCAACACCGTGCATCGTGGTTTCGCGCGCAAGGACCTGTTCGTGTGCGTGCACGAACAATTCATGACCGAGACCGCCAAGGTCGCCGACATCGTGCTGCCCGCCACCATGTTTCTCGAACACGACGACCTCTACCAGAGCGGTGGCCAGCAGCACATCCACTTCGGGCCGCGCATCATCGCGCCGCCGGGCGAATGCCGCTCGAATCACGAGGTGATCTGCGCGCTGGCCAAACGCGTCGGCGCCGAGCACCGCGGCTTCGACATGAGCGCGCGTGAAATCGTCGACTGGACCTTGCGCGAATCCGGCTGGGGCACGGTCGACGAGCTCGAAGCGCGGCACTGGATAGACGCCCAGCCGAGTTTCGAGGATGCGCATTTCGTGCATGGCTTCGGTCACGCCGACAAGCGCTACCACTTCGCCGCCGACTGGCAGGCGCCGGCGCCTGCCGGTTTCGGCCCGGCGGGCGCCGCCGCCGCCATGCCGAGCCTGCCGGACCATTGGGACGTGATCGAGAACGCCACCGACGAGCTGCCGTTCCGCCTGGTCACGGCGCCGGCCCGCCAATTCCTCAATTCGACGTTCACCGAGACCCCCACTTCACAGCGCCGCGAGTCGCGTCCGACCGTCATGCTGCACCCCGACGATGCGCACGCGCTCGGCATCGCCGACGGCGCCAAGGTCGAACTCAGCAACGGGCGTGGGCGCGTGCGCCTGCACGCCGAACTCTTCGATGGCCTGCAGCGCGGCGTGCTGGTCTCGGAAAGCATCTGGCCCAACGCGGCGTTCGAAGACGGCATCGGCATCAACGCGCTGACCGGCGCCGACCCCGGCGCGCCGACCGGCGGTGCGGCCTTTCACGACAATCACGTGCGCATCGCGCCGGTGTAG
- a CDS encoding alpha/beta hydrolase: MHTQHTVAGGDALALNVMEWGRRDGPAIVFIHGWSQATLCWSKQYESSLAEHFRLIAFDLRGHGMSAAPTEAACYQQSRLWAADLKAVLTALEVGPAVLVGWSYGSLVIGDYLNAYGAAGIAGINLVGSAVRFGEQALGAYIGGGFSETFPRAISRDLTVSIDAMREFINRCFLVKMSREDYERVLCFNMTARPDVRAAMVLRDDIAMEAALAAYHGPLLLSHGRLDSMTLPSCAELASTLCPQARLSWYDDVGHGPFFEAPERFNRELAAFVRSVCP, translated from the coding sequence ATGCACACGCAACACACGGTGGCAGGCGGCGACGCTCTCGCGCTCAACGTCATGGAATGGGGACGTCGCGATGGCCCGGCCATCGTCTTCATCCATGGCTGGTCGCAGGCCACGCTGTGCTGGAGCAAGCAATACGAGAGCAGTCTCGCCGAGCATTTCCGCCTCATCGCCTTCGACCTGCGCGGCCACGGCATGTCGGCGGCGCCAACCGAAGCCGCCTGCTACCAGCAATCGCGACTGTGGGCGGCCGATCTCAAGGCCGTGCTCACCGCGCTCGAGGTCGGGCCGGCGGTGCTGGTCGGCTGGTCCTACGGCAGCTTGGTGATCGGTGATTATCTCAATGCCTATGGCGCCGCCGGCATTGCCGGTATCAACCTGGTGGGAAGCGCGGTGCGCTTCGGCGAGCAGGCGCTCGGCGCCTATATCGGTGGCGGCTTCAGCGAGACCTTCCCGCGCGCCATCTCGCGTGACCTGACGGTCAGCATCGATGCCATGCGCGAATTCATCAACCGCTGCTTCCTGGTGAAGATGTCGCGCGAGGATTACGAGCGCGTGCTGTGCTTCAACATGACGGCGCGGCCCGATGTGCGCGCGGCCATGGTGCTGCGTGACGACATCGCCATGGAGGCCGCGCTCGCCGCCTACCATGGCCCCCTGTTATTGAGCCATGGACGCCTGGACAGCATGACCTTGCCATCCTGCGCCGAACTCGCCAGCACGCTGTGCCCGCAGGCGCGGCTGTCGTGGTACGACGACGTCGGCCACGGCCCGTTTTTCGAGGCGCCGGAGCGCTTCAATCGCGAACTCGCCGCCTTCGTGCGCTCGGTATGTCCCTGA
- a CDS encoding sulfurtransferase: MKLDGPLVSTNWLAQHLADPRLRLFDATIFLKHKPEGGYIPDSGRAQWQVEHIPGAGFLDVYQELSDTTREVSFMMPAPRDFAARMAAHGVSDDSAVVLYNQGFPMWATRVWWMLRSIGFDNVAVLDGGYEKWKKEGRPVTAEVTHHAPGSLSVRPRPDMWVDKDAMLEVVAGKGPVTVNALAPAVYSGEKNQYGRAGHLPGTYNVYYGDLLDPATGEFLPPEKLRPLFAQSGALDSERVIAYCGGGISATMDALAMLVCGQDKVAIYDGSMSEWVKDPSLPLKLGMEP; encoded by the coding sequence ATGAAACTCGACGGACCCCTGGTCAGCACCAACTGGCTCGCGCAGCATCTGGCCGATCCGCGCCTGCGCCTTTTCGATGCGACGATTTTTCTCAAGCACAAGCCGGAAGGCGGCTACATCCCCGACAGCGGACGCGCGCAGTGGCAGGTCGAACACATTCCGGGGGCGGGCTTCCTCGACGTCTACCAGGAACTGTCGGACACGACGCGCGAGGTGTCGTTCATGATGCCGGCGCCGCGCGACTTCGCCGCGCGCATGGCCGCCCACGGCGTCAGCGATGACAGCGCCGTCGTGCTCTACAACCAGGGCTTTCCGATGTGGGCGACGCGCGTGTGGTGGATGCTGCGTTCCATAGGCTTCGACAATGTCGCGGTGCTCGACGGCGGCTACGAGAAGTGGAAGAAGGAAGGGCGCCCGGTGACGGCCGAAGTCACCCATCATGCGCCCGGCAGCTTGAGCGTGCGACCGCGCCCCGACATGTGGGTCGACAAGGACGCGATGCTTGAAGTGGTGGCGGGCAAGGGCCCGGTGACCGTGAACGCGCTGGCTCCGGCGGTCTACAGCGGCGAGAAGAACCAGTATGGCCGCGCCGGCCATCTGCCCGGTACCTACAACGTCTACTACGGCGACCTGCTCGATCCCGCGACCGGCGAATTCCTGCCGCCGGAAAAGCTGCGCCCGCTGTTTGCCCAGAGCGGCGCGCTCGACAGCGAACGCGTGATCGCCTACTGCGGCGGCGGCATCTCCGCCACCATGGACGCGCTCGCCATGCTGGTGTGCGGCCAGGACAAGGTCGCCATCTACGACGGTTCGATGTCGGAATGGGTCAAGGATCCGTCCTTGCCGCTGAAGCTCGGCATGGAGCCCTGA